The Nocardioides sp. S5 genome includes a window with the following:
- a CDS encoding PQQ-binding-like beta-propeller repeat protein: MRALGMVMVFLLLAGCTDSRGGGRGDGPAPGRSPAPPATVVDELPTSATPAWSTPVKALQDPVPAGDVLVTVVAARGDELDVVALDRRDGAVRWRRPLMVVNSDVGAFLGDLVHTSADGETYVVMQEARTGPALRAGARLPYLALDPASGEVVARTRPVVAQFGAPTCDDGLDVCLRISPDDRFEETRWVLGTWELLPEKDRLPAGTNSLVRGSDVYTVYGPVGQYAVAKAVGRAGPRPWRLPHTRVTGGDQWLLDDSHGMVDEEAGVAVLQLLATTRERDLDRYERGQSVRLDLAQRRTVGLDVETGDVLWRHRGADIRCLELTRTEVPVRCAFSGERVYREGTEPRLVSGRGFLEGFDPRTGETTWRQELGRAAVRTLTLDILELDAEVDRIIDADELVVVPTPSGPRLVSLVDGTSRPVAPGEALLCRDSVPYGHRFDTEDSGVVGFGDTRARQVASPCTPDGKSTDERPGATALLTGGVDAGKGVHVVVRRGAVEGYSLS; this comes from the coding sequence CGGCTGCACGGACAGTCGGGGTGGAGGGCGCGGTGACGGTCCGGCGCCTGGGCGAAGCCCGGCGCCGCCGGCCACGGTCGTCGACGAGCTGCCGACCAGCGCAACGCCTGCGTGGTCGACGCCGGTCAAGGCGCTCCAGGATCCGGTGCCGGCGGGCGACGTGCTGGTCACGGTCGTGGCGGCCCGCGGTGACGAGCTGGACGTGGTCGCCCTGGACCGCCGCGACGGTGCCGTGCGGTGGCGGCGTCCGCTGATGGTGGTGAACAGCGACGTCGGCGCCTTCCTCGGCGATCTCGTCCACACCTCGGCCGACGGCGAGACGTACGTCGTCATGCAGGAAGCGCGGACGGGACCGGCGCTGCGCGCGGGCGCTCGGCTGCCCTACCTCGCGCTCGACCCGGCCTCGGGCGAGGTCGTCGCCCGCACCCGTCCGGTCGTGGCGCAGTTCGGCGCACCGACCTGCGACGACGGACTCGACGTGTGCCTGCGGATCTCACCGGACGACCGGTTCGAGGAGACGCGGTGGGTCCTCGGAACCTGGGAGCTACTGCCCGAGAAGGACCGGCTCCCCGCCGGCACCAACAGTCTCGTCCGGGGCTCCGACGTCTACACCGTCTACGGCCCCGTCGGGCAGTACGCCGTTGCCAAGGCGGTCGGTCGTGCGGGCCCGCGACCGTGGCGGCTGCCGCACACCCGGGTGACCGGCGGCGATCAGTGGTTGCTGGACGACTCCCACGGGATGGTGGACGAGGAGGCCGGTGTCGCGGTGCTGCAGCTGCTCGCGACCACCCGGGAGCGCGACCTCGACCGCTACGAGCGCGGACAGAGCGTCCGCCTCGACCTGGCGCAACGGCGGACCGTCGGGCTGGACGTGGAGACGGGCGACGTGCTGTGGCGCCACCGCGGCGCCGACATCCGCTGCCTGGAGCTCACCCGGACCGAGGTGCCGGTGCGGTGTGCTTTCTCCGGCGAGCGCGTCTACCGGGAGGGCACGGAGCCCCGGCTCGTGTCCGGCCGCGGATTCCTCGAGGGCTTCGACCCCCGGACGGGGGAGACCACCTGGCGCCAGGAGCTGGGTCGCGCCGCGGTGCGGACGTTGACGCTCGACATCCTCGAGCTGGACGCCGAGGTCGACCGGATCATCGACGCTGACGAGCTCGTCGTCGTGCCGACCCCGAGCGGTCCGCGCCTGGTGTCGCTGGTCGACGGGACGTCGCGTCCGGTTGCTCCTGGCGAGGCGCTCCTGTGCCGGGACTCTGTTCCCTATGGGCACCGTTTCGACACCGAGGACTCCGGTGTCGTGGGCTTCGGCGACACGCGGGCGCGGCAGGTCGCGTCACCGTGCACCCCGGATGGGAAATCGACGGACGAGCGTCCCGGCGCGACGGCGCTGCTGACGGGCGGAGTGGATGCGGGCAAAGGCGTGCACGTGGTGGTCCGGCGCGGTGCGGTGGAGGGGTACTCATTGTCCTGA